One genomic region from Ralstonia pickettii DTP0602 encodes:
- a CDS encoding 3-alpha,7-alpha, 12-alpha-trihydroxy-5-beta-cholest-24-enoyl-CoA hydratase, which produces MAVSYHHLKQRPFAPVRQCYTERDTMLYALSLGLGADPLDAAALPFVFEGAAGGLRTLPSQAVVLGYPGFWAREADTGIDWVKLLHGEQRMRLHRPLPASAEIVGHNRITHLTDKGEGKGAIMVTERRLETVQGELLATVQQVSFLRGDGGDGGYSQLDGGQPSDAPLPALRPTPEDRAPDFTDTQAIRPEAALLYRLMGDFNPLHADPAVAKAAGFERPILHGLASYGLVAHALVRQCAGYDPARLRALDIRFAAPVFPGETLVTEIWRMPENPSHYQLRARVLERDKVVLSHGWAEIA; this is translated from the coding sequence ATGGCAGTCAGCTACCACCATCTGAAGCAACGTCCGTTCGCCCCCGTTCGCCAGTGCTACACCGAGCGCGACACCATGCTGTACGCGCTCAGCCTGGGGCTGGGCGCCGATCCGCTGGACGCGGCTGCCCTGCCCTTTGTCTTCGAAGGCGCTGCCGGGGGGCTGCGCACCCTGCCTTCGCAAGCGGTAGTGCTGGGTTACCCGGGCTTCTGGGCACGCGAGGCAGACACCGGCATCGACTGGGTCAAGCTGCTGCATGGCGAACAGCGCATGCGCCTGCACCGTCCACTGCCGGCCAGTGCGGAGATCGTCGGCCACAATCGCATCACCCACCTGACCGACAAGGGCGAAGGCAAAGGCGCCATCATGGTCACCGAGCGACGCCTGGAAACCGTGCAGGGCGAACTGCTGGCGACGGTGCAGCAGGTGTCGTTCCTGCGCGGCGACGGCGGCGACGGCGGCTACAGCCAGCTGGATGGCGGCCAGCCCAGCGATGCGCCGCTGCCGGCGTTGCGCCCGACGCCGGAGGACCGTGCGCCCGACTTCACCGACACCCAGGCGATCCGCCCCGAGGCCGCGTTGCTGTATCGCCTGATGGGCGACTTCAACCCGCTCCACGCTGACCCGGCGGTGGCGAAGGCGGCGGGGTTCGAGCGCCCCATCCTGCACGGGCTGGCGAGCTACGGCCTGGTGGCGCACGCACTGGTGCGCCAATGCGCGGGTTACGACCCGGCCAGGCTGCGCGCGCTGGACATCCGCTTTGCCGCCCCCGTGTTTCCCGGCGAAACCCTGGTCACGGAAATCTGGCGCATGCCGGAGAACCCGTCCCACTACCAGTTGCGCGCCAGGGTGCTGGAGCGCGACAAGGTCGTGCTTAGCCACGGTTGGGCCGAGATTGCCTGA
- a CDS encoding osmotically inducible protein C (K07397: yhfA; putative redox protein) — MNSQRLTFPGSNGQQLAARLDTPEGPVRTFALFAHCFTCSKDTLAASRVAQALTAHGIAVLRFDFTGLGGSGGDFANTNFSSNVADLHAASGYLRENFQGPALLIGHSLGGAAVLSAAGGIPEVKAVVTIAAPSDPSHVVGLFQDHTARIESEGEAEVMLAGRPFRIRRQFIDDVKEQSLLASVSRLHRALLVMHAPHDDTVAVENATHIFSAAKHPKSFISLDTADHLLTRKEDADYVADTIAAWSQRYLGIDTSSLPAAVAEEGLVRVEENHVGRYQQRVIVGPHRLVADEPVSFGGLNGGPGPYDLLLGALGACTAMTMRMYAEHKGLPLEHVAVSLRHEKIHAADCGDCATKEGKIDWIEREIHMKGPLDQEQRAALLAIAEKCPVHRTLHSEVVVRTRDAEAGAGK; from the coding sequence ATGAATTCCCAGCGTTTGACCTTTCCCGGAAGCAACGGCCAGCAACTGGCCGCTCGGTTGGACACGCCGGAGGGGCCGGTTCGGACCTTCGCGCTGTTCGCGCATTGCTTCACCTGCAGCAAGGACACTCTGGCCGCAAGCCGGGTTGCGCAAGCGCTCACGGCGCACGGCATTGCCGTCCTGCGCTTTGATTTCACAGGTCTTGGCGGCAGTGGAGGGGATTTTGCCAACACGAATTTCTCTTCAAACGTCGCCGACCTGCACGCGGCATCAGGCTATCTGAGAGAGAACTTTCAGGGTCCTGCCTTGTTAATAGGCCATAGCCTTGGCGGCGCGGCAGTGCTGAGCGCAGCCGGGGGAATACCTGAGGTCAAGGCGGTCGTGACCATCGCCGCACCGAGCGACCCAAGCCATGTGGTCGGCCTGTTTCAAGACCATACCGCGCGAATTGAAAGCGAGGGCGAGGCGGAGGTGATGCTTGCCGGACGCCCATTCCGAATCAGGCGTCAATTCATTGATGATGTGAAAGAACAAAGCCTGCTGGCTAGTGTCTCCAGGCTGCACAGAGCCCTGCTGGTCATGCACGCACCACACGATGACACCGTCGCCGTCGAGAACGCTACGCATATCTTCAGTGCTGCCAAACATCCTAAAAGCTTCATTTCCCTTGATACGGCAGACCACTTGCTGACGCGAAAGGAAGATGCAGACTATGTAGCCGACACGATCGCCGCGTGGAGTCAGCGGTATCTCGGTATCGATACCTCCAGTCTTCCCGCCGCCGTGGCCGAGGAGGGGCTGGTACGCGTAGAGGAGAACCACGTTGGACGATATCAGCAGCGCGTAATTGTCGGCCCGCATCGCCTGGTGGCTGACGAACCGGTTTCCTTCGGCGGTCTGAACGGCGGCCCTGGACCTTACGACCTCCTGCTTGGCGCGCTAGGCGCATGCACGGCGATGACGATGCGCATGTACGCGGAGCACAAAGGACTGCCACTGGAGCACGTGGCCGTGTCCCTCCGGCACGAAAAGATTCATGCGGCGGATTGCGGGGATTGCGCAACGAAGGAAGGGAAAATCGATTGGATCGAGCGGGAAATTCACATGAAAGGCCCGCTCGACCAGGAACAACGCGCCGCATTGCTTGCGATTGCTGAGAAGTGCCCGGTACATAGAACGCTTCACTCGGAAGTGGTAGTACGAACGCGCGATGCAGAGGCTGGAGCAGGCAAGTAG
- a CDS encoding acetyl-CoA hydrolase (K01067: E3.1.2.1, ACH1; acetyl-CoA hydrolase [EC:3.1.2.1]): MISCNVDTHTLASQLQALIRPGDHVWWGQATAEPLTLTRALVEHRHAIAQGGRLSVFVGIGQSETLQPDQADVLDFFGYAASGPHRLLAKAGVLDIVPSHYSHLPGLIRQGSLRADVVLVQVSPAEEQGRHSLGLVHEYIPAALDRARVVIAEVNPEVPWTHGSRYLTADDIDLQVEALHAPISLDRSAPGPAEQAIASHIARWVEDGATLQMGIGNLPEAVVAALHDRRDLGLHSGAVGDGIAALAEAGVLTNARKSIDTGVGIAGILMGSERLRRWAHRNPQLQLRETSYTHHPEVLASIDKLTAINSAIEVDLTGQVNAEVAAGVYVGAVGGAVDFLRGAARSRGGLPIVALPATAKGASRIVAQLSGPVSTPRSDAGLIVTEHGVADLRGQTLSQRVRRMLDIAAPGHREDLERQAHALLRQCGAAFVALPGTH; the protein is encoded by the coding sequence ATGATCTCCTGTAACGTGGACACGCACACCCTGGCCTCACAGCTGCAAGCCCTGATCCGCCCCGGGGACCACGTCTGGTGGGGACAGGCGACCGCGGAGCCGCTGACGCTGACGCGCGCGCTGGTCGAACACCGGCATGCGATCGCGCAAGGCGGGCGCCTCAGTGTCTTTGTCGGCATCGGCCAGTCGGAGACATTGCAGCCGGACCAGGCCGACGTGCTCGACTTCTTCGGCTACGCCGCCAGCGGCCCGCACCGGCTGCTGGCCAAGGCCGGCGTGCTGGACATCGTGCCCAGCCACTATTCCCACCTGCCAGGGCTGATTCGCCAGGGCAGCCTGCGCGCGGACGTGGTGCTGGTGCAGGTTTCGCCCGCCGAAGAACAGGGGCGCCACAGCCTGGGCCTGGTGCATGAATACATACCCGCGGCACTCGACCGGGCCCGCGTCGTCATCGCCGAAGTGAACCCGGAGGTGCCATGGACCCACGGCAGCCGCTACCTCACCGCGGACGATATCGACCTGCAGGTCGAAGCGCTGCACGCCCCGATCAGCCTTGACCGGAGTGCGCCCGGCCCGGCCGAACAGGCCATCGCCAGCCACATCGCCCGCTGGGTGGAGGACGGCGCCACCTTGCAGATGGGCATCGGCAACCTCCCGGAGGCCGTGGTGGCGGCGCTGCATGACCGCCGCGACCTGGGCCTGCACAGTGGCGCGGTCGGCGACGGCATTGCGGCGCTGGCTGAAGCCGGCGTGCTGACCAACGCGCGCAAGAGCATCGATACCGGCGTCGGCATCGCCGGCATCCTGATGGGCAGCGAACGGCTGCGGCGCTGGGCGCACCGCAATCCGCAGCTGCAGCTGCGCGAGACCAGCTATACCCATCACCCCGAGGTGCTCGCCAGCATCGACAAGCTGACCGCCATCAACTCCGCGATCGAGGTCGACCTCACCGGCCAGGTGAACGCCGAAGTCGCCGCTGGGGTCTATGTCGGCGCGGTCGGCGGCGCCGTGGACTTCCTGCGCGGCGCGGCGCGCAGCCGCGGGGGCTTGCCCATCGTCGCCCTGCCGGCGACCGCCAAGGGTGCGAGCCGCATCGTCGCGCAGTTGTCCGGGCCGGTGAGCACGCCCCGTAGCGACGCGGGCCTGATCGTCACCGAGCACGGCGTGGCCGATCTGCGCGGCCAGACGCTGTCGCAGCGCGTGCGCCGCATGCTGGACATCGCCGCCCCCGGACACCGCGAGGACCTGGAGCGCCAGGCCCACGCCTTGCTGCGCCAGTGCGGCGCCGCTTTTGTTGCCCTTCCGGGCACGCATTGA